The DNA sequence ACATAATAGGTGTATTGTAAaacatgctttgcatttttcaagcTTGATGTAAAATCTATCACTCGCCAATTTCCTGtgacaagctgaaaaaaaattttttcccGCTTTGCAACTGATCCAGCAGGActatgaaaagacaaaaaaattaaataggtaAGCTAagctaaaagaaacaaagaagtaAAAAGGGGCAAAGATCATACATTGCCAAATAATAAAGGGCATATGTTATCCCAGAAGTGGCACCGGTTTCTTTCAAGTAATGTTTCTGAATGGTATTTACACATCTCCAAATCATGTTCTAAGAGTAGCAGGGGAAAATAACATTAACCCCTTCAGGGTGTTCTGGGATCatattgctttgtttaaatgaaTCTGTGTCCTGCAGCAAAGGCACAGGACCACTCGCGTGTCCCCGAAGTGCTTCCTGAACCCTTCTTTGAAACGTTCTAAAGGTTAATGACTTAAATTTGCTTGTGAGCATCATCAGAGGTATTCTAGGATAGGACTTCAATGCACTTACTGccctttcaaaatattaaacagaaatacCTCAACAAAGTAATTACAGTAAAAGGGGAAATAATGTTTGTTATAATGCTGGTTTATACAAAATTAAGTGATGCCGAGAAGAGGAAAATCAACAACCAAAGCACTTTATGTGAAAAGACCTCCTTGGAGTACCAAACACAAACCAGCACTAACAAGACCGCTCCCTGGCAGGAGCCAGGCACGGGCAGGATAAGCCCCATCACAAGTCCTAAGTTACTCTTACTGTACTAGAGGAGAAGTCGGAGAGTTGGGCCCAGGAAGTCTTAGCGGAAGCATGAAATGCAACTCACACAGTAAGCAGGGATGCTTTTAAGACAGTagcttctgaaaagaaagtaattgTCATGTGTTTGGGCTAATCCAAtgcataatttgttttctgatgatGCCTGAAGAATCTTTTGTGCTTAACACTGTACATGGTTGCTGAAAGTACTCTTCATCCTCGAGGTCTAACAACTACAGCAGATAATGTAGCCGAccttttggagggaaaaaaataaggtaccttgaaatttggggggggggggggggaatgtcTGAAAGATGACAAGTTAAGAGCAGAGCAAGGAATTAAAATTCTTACAGTTCCTAGCTGATAGATAGGCAATGCTATCTTGGCAATGGAAAATGATGTAACCGTCTCTGCTTGCCTGCCAGCCTCACCACATCAAAGCTATTCAAGGCTTGTTACTCATCACAACCCATGACACCCGTTGCGTCACCTACGCGCCGTATTCCCCTTTCCACAAACTCCACCAAATCCAGCCTGACGTTATCCCCACCATTTCCCGATCCCATCATTTCGCGTCACTGGACCGGGGCGTTCCCCACCGTTCCCCCTAAGCCCCCTCGCTGCCTGCATCCGACCCCTCCCGCGAGCACAGCCTTTACTCAGGCGGTGCCGCACTCGCAGCCCCGCGGTTCAAGGGCTGCTCCAGCCGGGGAGCTCCCGCGGCTGCGATTGCCGTGAggctccctcccccccgccgGCAGCCGCAGTCACAGCAGGACCGGGCCGGTCCCGCGCTCCCCGGGAACGGGAACCCCGGCGCCAGAGCGGCGCCCCCGCCTCAGCGCTGCCGCCGTCATAGACAAGCACAAGCCGCTGCAGCGCCACCCCCTGCGCCATGACGTATAGTGACGCTATTACGCAACGGCGGTACTGTGACGCCACCACCGCGCGACAGCCTACCGGTGTGACGCCAGCGCGCGTGCGCAGTTTGCCGCTGCCGGGAAGGTCGCAGCGGTGACCGGCCCAACAGCCGCCTCCGCCATGTTGTCGGTGGCCGCCCGCTCCGGGCCCTTCGCGCCCTACCTGTCGGCCGCAGCGCACGCCGTGCCCGGCCCGCTGAAGCCGCTGGCGCCGGCGGTGGCGCGTCGGGCCAAGAAGGTGCCGCTGGACACGAAGCGGCCTCTGCTCTGCCGGGAGTCGATGAACGGCCGGTCGGCCCGGGGGGGCCTCGTCGCCGGCTCCAGCCTCAACGGTGCGGGGCGGGGGTCGGGACGCCGCGGGCCGGGTCCCCTGGGGGAGCCGCtcgggcgggggcgggcggcggccgcgTCCCTTCGGCTCAGCGGGCGGGAGCCGGGCGCAGGGGGCCGGCCGCCACCCCGGGCGGGACGGGGGGCTTAGGCGGCGAGCGCCGGGGCACCGCAGGGCCTCGGGCAGCGGGCTGGGAGTGCTGCCGCCTCCGCCAGCGCTCCGCGGTCACCGCTCGGCCTGCGCCCAGGAGATGGGGGGGTACAGGGGACTCACCGCAGCCGCTGGCGAGGTGTCCTCAGCACTCGGGGTCCGGCCTGGCAGGCGAGGGGAAGCAGAGGCGTCAGCTAGTTGAGAGGCTCTGGCTTGTgctttgttgaaaaaaaaaaaaaaaatatatatatatatgtatttgctTCCAAGTTGTCATCGATACAGTAACACACCTTTATGACTATATTAAGAGCACTTCAAAgcttgcttcctttttatgaCTCTCAGGTGGATATTAATTTTGCGTTTGGGAAGATGCAGGAAATTTCTGTGTAGTTCAATATGTTATTTAACTGAGGGGCATCAAAGCGGAGATGTGCAGTGAGAACACACTTTGTGCATTGCTGGTGCAGAAAACCAGTTCTAACAGTGAATTAATGATGTCAAAACCATCACTGTTTCCTTCTTTGGAATTCCTGTATTCCCAGTTCATGCAGTGTTCGGAAAAGCATCAGCCAGGTACAGTTAGTCCCAGGTTGTTCCTGCAGAACCTGACTCCCGGGCAAAGGGCAGTGCTTCTCCATGGAACAGGCTGATTTGCATTTCATGGAGAACTGTGGTCCTTACGTGCTGATGCTGGGCACGTAGTGACAGTTTGCCTCATACCATTACAGAGGGTATTCATGTAAGCCTTAGAGATGGCAGTGCCTTGTGGAAGGTGCACTGTTGTGATTAGAACTACGTACTTCACCTGACCCTCAACTGTAAAGGATAGGTTCAGGTGAAAATCCTACAAATCTCTAACCAATGTAGCTGACATGTAGTCCAATTCTTAGTTTTAATTAACATCAAGCATGCTTTTCACTTTATATAAGGAATTTTTAGAAGTTAATAGTATTGCTTGTGAAATAATGTGAATTATTTTAAGTCTTGATGCTGAAATAAGTTAGCATGGTTTACTCTCTCAGAactttgaatttcagtttaatttttatgcAGTTAAAATGGTACAGCAAATATCTTCTTTATGCTGAGTTACttgtaaataaatgtatatattttcccCATTATATTGCATATAAATCTCTGAGATTAATTGTAAGTACTTTGAGAGAATGGTTTTTAATTAACCTCCATTAACTTTGGGCCAaatgctagaaaaaaataaagactaaatAGTTCTTGTCAAATAACAGAGGTTGCGCTTTGGCaagtaatattttctgtctttggcaTGTTCTTTTCTTTGGCTTACAGATTTGCATTGAGGGAAGCAACCTTCTTTTGCTGGACAAACTAATGGGAGGCCTCTTAGTTAGCCATCACATCTTGTTAGTTTAGCACACAGGTTTCACATGGGAATCCCACTTGAAAAGCTTAGGAATTAGATAGTTACTAGCTTTAGCCCTAAATCCTTCTGTGAAGTGAGCCTGGCAAATAGGGGATAGTGGGTTGAAAAATTATTGACTGGGGCATTTAGCTTTGACAGCAGTTTAAAGAGGAAATGCCTGATACTGTGTTTTTAATCTTAAACATGCTTAACCACACACTTAAGATTATTAAAGGCATAGAAAGTATTTAAGTCCAAGGAAGGCACAAAAGCGTTAAGCTACAGATGTGCAAACTGTACTAAAACCAAATTTTCTGATAGCAATTGTTTTCAGGGAAACATCTGAATGGAAAACAGGTCTTGTCTTAGCTAGTCATGGTATCCTGAAGATGATTTCCTTgaaatcttctgaaaaaaacacttcaCTTTAAACCCAGAACTtctcacagatttttctgtgccCTTATCAGGCTTCATGTAATTTTCAAAGAACAAGGTTTCACAGATAACCTGTTCATCTACAAAAAATACCTTTTGGAAACCATTTTCCTACAACTTAAAATTGAAACGTAGCAGAATCCTACCCAGACTTGGAATAACTTTTACCCCTTGTtccaaaaatgcaattttaaaagtgtaacttaaaatacatcataatattttttacttgaaagtgttgtcatttcatgttttttttttcttgcagcacCTGCCAGTGTTCGTTGCGTCCATAATGATGTCACAGTACCTGACTTCTCTGCCTATCGTCGTCAAGATGTGCTAGATGCCACCACATCTTCTCAAGGCAGCAGTGAAGCCAGAAAAGGGTTTTCCTACCTGGTGACTGCAACGACATGCGTAGCAACTGCATATGCTGCTAAGAATGTTGTCACCCAGTTTATTTCCAGCCTGAGTGCCTCTGCTGATGTGCTAGCATTGTCAAAGATCGAGATCAAGTTATCTGACATTCCAGAAGGCAAGAACATGGCTTTCAAGTGGAGAGGGAAGCCCCTTTTTGTGCGTCACAGAACCCAGGCAGAGATTAATCAGGAAGCTGAAGTTGATTTATCTAAACTGAGGGATCCGCAGCATGACTTAGACAGAGTAAAGAAACCAGAATGGGTCATATTAGTAGGTGTCTGCACTCATCTTGGTTGCGTACCCATTGCTAACTCTGGAGATTTTGGTGGTTATTACTGCCCTTGCCATGGCTCCCATTACGATGCCTCTGGCAGAATCAGGAAAGGTCCTGCTCCCTATAACCTTGAGGTTCCGACTTACCAGTTTCTTGGTGATGATATGGTGGTTGTTGGCTGAATAACAAAGCGCTTGCTCACTTTCATGTTCCGTGAATGTACATTCAAATGGGTTAACTGAGATTCTGGAATACTGTAAAACCAGATGATTCTGAAAACATAGTAGCTGTCTAGATTCTCAACCAGAAGTATGTTTGAATACTTCcctttgtttgattttaataaaaactcgGAGTGAGCACTTGTTCCTGACTTACAATAACGTGTATTTATTTGTGTACTGACTTGTAGTGCGTCTGATCAAAGAGGTACTACAGCAGACTCAGAGTATGTTCATGGAGCCCTCCTAAAGGGCTGCTGATGCAAGATAGACACTGAACTACAAAGCCATTGTTTCCTTAATAACATGTATTTTcattgaggggttttttgttttcactacattatgggaagaaaaaagatctaATAAAAGGTCTTGCTATTAACTTCTAACAGTGTTTGGAGTAAGGTTCAATATAGAATCTTACGAGACATAATCCTTCCagtgtattttgtttgtttgttttcaaaggaagtgaaggaaaaagtaaataaaaacctACCTAGGAAGAAAACTTCTACATTTTTCAGAGGCAGCTTATAATTGTTCACCTAGAATGGTAACAATATAATTTTATGATTATGTAGACAAAAATAAGCACGTCATGTTAGAATTACAAAATGGTTTTTTTACTTGCAGATAAGGCTTGATCTTAAGCATACCTACACTTCAGATTAGGGGCTTAGGACACTGGAAAATTTGTTACACTTTTCCAAAAGAACTAAGTTCAGAAGGAAGTAAAAAGGGAAAGCCGAGTTTTACAGAGGGTGAAAAGTAAATTGTAAGAACCACTCAGTCTGGACTAATCCCTAATGTTAGACATAACAAAGGGTTGTGTTGCCATCACAGATATTTTAAGACTCAATGCGTGTGAAAATAAAGGCCAAAACTTTGAAACCTCTCTTACCTTGATGCTGACTCTGAAGGCATGGAGAAACAAATGCAGCCTGAAACAGAGCTTTTAACCGGTATTGGTCCTGCCAGTACAAAACAAAACTAGCAATTAATTACCTACAGTACCTGAGGAGAAACAAGGTTTGCTGTTTCCAGAACAAACAACTACAACCCAAAACAACTACCAAACTATTGTATCATTCCTGTTTGCTTCCCATTCtttactgctgttctgtgaaTGCTTCTGTCTTACACTGCATTAATGTGCTCCTCCagtgataaaacagaaaatagagtCCTCAGAATGCCCTGAGTCTGGAATGTTTAGTGTCACATATACCTCAGGTAAAGCTGTGATGACAGCTGGGCTAAAGCTGAAGTTTTAAGCAGGATTAATCAGAACATTGATGCATATAGGTCACTTGTTCTCAGACAATTCGGTGAAAAAAAGACCATGATGACTACTACAGAAGTTCTTAGGTATGCATTTTACACCATTTCATAAATTTGAGCTTTACACTTTATCACTATGTCCACAAAAACATTCTCAAGAACTATTTTTGGTATAATGGCATGCTAAACCAGTAGATAGAGATGTTCCCAAACTTGTATCTACATAATTGGTATTCATGTACGTGGCTTGTATTACAGGGTTGATCTTTCCtcagattttctgtttcaagaaaagaagaatgtaTTTCCACTCTGATTCCCTCCACTTCTCTAATGGCCTTACCAGCGCTCTGTTGCTAACATCAGATCCTTTTCGCTTCAACTgcctgtgaaaacaaaaaacaaactccGAGATTTCACAAAGCTAACAGGGCACCTTTCCCCTTCCAAAAATGTGGAAAGCCCCACTTCTCTCTTCACAACTGGGGTTTCCTCATGTTTGTGTAATACAGCTCTGAtctatggttttctttttgcgCGGCAGTATGAAGTCACACTTCTCCCTGAGCCGTATGATCAGTCTGCTTTAGCCAGCCAGGCCGGCATCATTCGCTGCTGTTG is a window from the Balearica regulorum gibbericeps isolate bBalReg1 chromosome 13, bBalReg1.pri, whole genome shotgun sequence genome containing:
- the UQCRFS1 gene encoding cytochrome b-c1 complex subunit Rieske, mitochondrial; protein product: MLSVAARSGPFAPYLSAAAHAVPGPLKPLAPAVARRAKKVPLDTKRPLLCRESMNGRSARGGLVAGSSLNAPASVRCVHNDVTVPDFSAYRRQDVLDATTSSQGSSEARKGFSYLVTATTCVATAYAAKNVVTQFISSLSASADVLALSKIEIKLSDIPEGKNMAFKWRGKPLFVRHRTQAEINQEAEVDLSKLRDPQHDLDRVKKPEWVILVGVCTHLGCVPIANSGDFGGYYCPCHGSHYDASGRIRKGPAPYNLEVPTYQFLGDDMVVVG